A DNA window from Dryobates pubescens isolate bDryPub1 unplaced genomic scaffold, bDryPub1.pri scaffold_56_arrow_ctg1, whole genome shotgun sequence contains the following coding sequences:
- the LOC128899768 gene encoding olfactory receptor 14J1-like: MSNSSSITHFLLLPLPGTRLLQLLHFWLFLAIYLAALLGNGLIISTIAWDHHLHTPMYFFLLNLALLDLGAISTTVPKSMANSLWDTRDISYAGCVLQLFFFIFLMSAEYFLLTIMSYDRYVAICRPLHYETLLGSRVCLHLAAAVWACGFLHALLHTANTFSLPLCQGNVVEQFFCEIPQILKLSCSTSYLRELWLLLASDCLSFVCFMFIVVSYVQIFRAVLRIPSQQGRHKAFATCLPHLAVVSLFLSTAFFAYLKPSSISSPSLDLVVSVLYSVVPPAVNPLTYSLRNQELKAALSKLIPGC; encoded by the coding sequence atgtccaacagcagctccatcacccacttcctcctcctgccattacCAGgcacaaggctgctgcagctcctgcacttctggcttttcctggccatctacctggctgccctgctgggcaatggcctcatcatcagcaccatagcctgggaccaccacctccacacccccatgtacttcttcctcctcaacctcgccctccttgacctgggtgccattTCCACCACTGTCCCCAAATCCATGGCCAATTCCCTgtgggacaccagggacatctcctatgcaggatgtgttctCCAACTGTTCTTTTTCATATTCCTAATGTCAGCAgaatattttctcctcaccatcatgtcctacgatcgctatgttgccatctgcagacccctgcactatgagaccctcctgggcagcagagtttgtctccacctggcagcagctgtctgggccTGTGGCTTTCTCCATGCTCTGCtacacacagccaatacattttccctgcctctctgccagggcaatgttgtggagcagttcttctgtgaaatcccccagatcctcaagctctcctgctccacatcctacctcagggaactttggcttcttttGGCCAGTGACTGTTTATCATTTGTCTGTTTCATGttcattgtggtgtcctatgtgcagatcttcagggcagtgctgaggatcccctctcagcagggacgccacaaagcctttgccacctgcctccctcacctggctgtggtctccctctttctcagcactgccttctttgcctacctgaaaccctcctccatctcctccccatccctggacctggtggtgtcagttctgtactcagtggtgcctccagcagtgaaccctctcacctacagcctgaggaaccaggagctgaaggctgccctcagcaaactgatccctggatgc
- the LOC128899756 gene encoding olfactory receptor 14J1-like, with protein MSYDRYIAICRPLHYETLLGSRVCLHLAAAAWGCGILTALLHTANTFSLPLCQGNAVEQFFCEIPQILKLSSSTSYLRELWLLVASGCLLFVCFVLIVVSYVQIFRAVLRIPSQQGRHKAFATCLPHLAVVSLFLSTVILAYLKPSSISFPSLDLVLAVLYTVVPPAVNPLIYSLRNEELKDALRKMTTGCIQKQ; from the coding sequence atgtcctatgATCGCTacattgccatctgcagacccctgcactatgagaccctcctgggcagcagagtttgtctccacctggcagcagctgcctggggctgtgggattctcactgctctgctgcacacagccaatacattttccctgcccctctgccagggcaatgctgtggagcagttcttctgtgaaatcccccagatcctcaagctctcctcctccacatcctacctcagggaactttggcttcttgtggcCAGTGGCTGTTTattatttgtctgttttgtgttgattgtggtgtcctatgtgcagatcttcagggcagtgctgaggatcccctctcagcagggacgccacaaagcctttgccacctgcctccctcacctggctgtggtctccctcttTCTCAGCACTGTAATCCTTGCCTACTTGAAGCCCTCTTCTATCTCATTCCCATCTCTGGATCTGGTGCTTGCAGTTCTGTAcacagtggtgcctccagcagtgaaccctctcatctacagcctgaggaacgaGGAGCTCAAGGATGCCCTGAGGAAAATGACCACGGGATGcattcagaagcaataa